CCTTAGGAGACCTGGCTTCAAGACTGTTCATTATTTTGACCAGGGTATCGCCTTCCACCCTGTGCTTTAAGGCTAAAGGTACCATTTCTACCACATCGGCCACAGTGGGTTGTTTACGTTTCTTAAGCAAACTGTAGAGCAAAGCCCCCTGTTGTATAGCCTCGATAGCCCGCAGACTTTCAAGGTTATGCTTAACATAAATCCTGGCAACAAAGTTCCGCAAGTAATCGGGAAGTTCAGCTTTAGCGTAGCCTTCAGCTATCTCCAGTATCCGCCTGCGATACTCCTCGTGAACCTGTTCTGCCGCGGCATCTTCGTTTGCCCGGCTTGACTTAGTAGACTTTGACAGGATCTCTGCTACTACCTCTACCGAGGCAGGTCGTCCCATGTAAAACACCATATCGAAGCGGTCTGAAAGCTGTCGTCTTACTTCTTCCAATGGTCCCGGTTCTTCGTCCGGGTTGGAAGCAGCCCATATGGTGACGGCTAAAGGTATCTCAACCACTGGCAATCCAGCTTCTTCAATCTGAAGCCTTCCTGGCTTTTGCCCCATGACGTCCAACAGTATATCTGTTATCTCGGGCGAGGTATCTGCCAAACGATTGATTTCATCAATAAAAATGATTCCCCGATGAGCTTGGGGAAGGATTCCGGGGAGCAGAGCTGCTTCCGGCATGTTGGGATCGGTAATCTTTGCTAGGTCTATACTCCCAGCTACTGTACCTACTTTTGCCGAGTGGGATATCTCCAACAAAGGCATCATAATCTGTTCTACCCCGAGTTCTGCGATTTCCTCAGAAGACAAACCTCGGTGATTAGGACAGTGAGGATCAGACGGGTTACAGTTGTACAAGCATCCTTTGATACGGGTAATGGTCGGCAGTATATCCCTGGCTGCGCGCATAATAGTGGTCTTACCTGTACCCCGCAAGCCTTCTGCATGTATGTGAAAAGGTTCCCCGAAATAAGTGGACGCTATCGACATTTCTACGAGATCAAAAAGAGTCTGGTTGCCATCGTGCCTCGATAATTCAGCGTAACGTTTCATTGGGCCTCACCTCCGTCAAGTCCGTTTTCACCTACCTGTTCCCCTGCAAACTGGGCCAGAATCAGGGTTTTGGTTACGGCACCGTTTTGCTCGACAGGTACTGTCTTGACTTTCATTTGTAACTCAGTACCATCCTTCTTTTTCAAGACCAAAACATACTCACCTTCTGTCCCTGTCGCCAGGCGTCGTGCCAGTTCCTCTTTGGGAGCAGAGACCTGCTTTTCGGCAAGCAAAGAGGAAACACCCTTTTCTAAGAGTTCCCCGTGATCGTATCCTAGCTTTTCTTCGAAGGCGCGGTTGGCTAAGGCTATCACTCCTTGAGTATTACACATCCCAACAGGTAAACCAATACTGTTCAAGATGAAAGTTAGCTGCTCCACTTCTCCTCGTAAAGCCGCTTCCTTTTGTTCTTGGATTTTGCGCTGGGCAGTTATTTCTCTTAAACTTTCTACCGCGCCGATCATGCTTCCACTGTTATTTCGTAGAGGAGCTGCGGTTCCCCACAAGTACTGGGCTTTCCCTTTGAGTTTGGGGACATCAAACTCAGAAATAAGGTTGTAATTCTCATATTGAAATATCTTGTAATACTTTGCTACTTCCTCCGGATTAAGGACCACATCCACCATAAGTGGTCGTTTGATGCCGTAGAACGGGATCCCATACTCGTAATCACCCTTGCCCAGCATTTCCTCGGCTTTAACCCCGGTCATTTCTTCCATTGCTTTGTTCCATATAACCACCTTACCTTCGTGGTTAATAGCGAGAACTGCATCGGGGAACTGATCAAGTATGATTCGCGCGCTGTATTCTGATTCTGCCAAGGCCGCTTCGGTAAGTTTGCGCTGGGTGATGTCACGCGCTATTCCTTGAATAGCTACAGGTTTCCCCATTTTATACACCGGCCACGCACTTATCTCGAGAACTACCCGTTCCTGGTATTTAGTGCTAATTTCTAGTTCATAGGTGTTCTCCTTTTGCCTGGTCTTTTTACGATAAATCATGGAACGCAAAAGCTGGGAGTAATCGTGTACGACCAGTTGTTCGATGTTCATCTTGAGTAACTCGTCACGCCAGTACCCTGTAATCTTTTCTGCTGCTCGGTTAACGAAGAGAAAATTGCCCTCCAAATCATGAGCAAAAATCATGTCTCGGGCGTTATCGAAGAGATTCCGGTAACGCTCATCACTCTCTTTCAATGCTGCTTTCAGCTGGCGTGCCTCGGTTACGTCCTGGATAACAGTAAGTATTCGTTCGTCGCTTCCCATAGAGATGCGGCTCGGTTTAACCTTGATCCAGAACGTCCTGCCCCCTTTATCTTTGGCTTCCCACTCAAACGGACTGACCTGTGAATAAAAGGCCCTCTTTATAAGCTGGGCAAACTCCTCTTTGGTGTAAGGGACTTGCCCGCTCACCAGATCAGTGATATTCATTCCCAACAATTGTTCACGTCGGTAAACAAACATTTCCGATGCCTTGTCGTTGGCCAATATGATTTCTCCAGTATAGGCGTCATGAATGAGCAAAGCGTCATTAACTGCTTCGAGCAAGGCTCGAAAATCTCCGCTTTCACGGGTCTGCAATCTGTGAATCCGTTCGTCCTCGGTAACATCCTGAAATATCGAAACCAAACCCCAAGAAGTTCCGTACACTCTTTCCCTGAAATAACGGTAACCGTACGAAGTGGTTATCTGTTTGATTTCTCCAGTGGCTAGCACTTCTAAATAAGTGTTGTGACAAGGGGTATCTCTCAACCCGGGGACAGCATCAAAAAGGTTACTTCCTTCCAATTCCCCAACCGGTAATTCGACCAAATCGGCATACGCTTGGTTGCAATAAACAACCTGAAAGTTCTTCCTCAAAGCTAAGACCGGTTCAGCTATGCCGTCCAGCATGTTTTTGAACCCGAATTTTGTTTGCGGCATGTTCCGTCCCCCCTTACTCTTAGTATTAGTGACAACATTCACTAACCTGGTTCCATTAAACCCTTTTGCGCTTCCAGCGAACAAACGTTCTACAACGCACTTCCTTTCTTTCGTTTATGTAGATATACCGCCTATGTGTTTTATGTATGTACAAAGGCCCCGCCTAGGCATATGTATATGTAAATAAGGAGCTCGGGGAGCTCGATGCCCGATGAAAGAAACAGCCGGGCATGTATGCGGTTGAACATGACCGGCTGCTTTGTCTCGTGGTTGGGGCAACCAACCGAGTCGATGGTGAATGGTCTTAATTTTTTGGATATCTCTAATTGCTCGTGTCCAGTGAAAACCATAATTTACACTTCTTTCTGAAGCAAAGCTAAAAACCCACTCAGTACTCGTAAATCTCCCGCAGGCGTTCCCTTTCAGCAAGACGCGTTTTCTCTTGAGCATCGCGTTTCTTGGGAATCTGAGCACTGACGGGATGCGCCTCTTCGACTTCGGGTTCGGGAACCGGCAGGGGTACAACCGTGGCAGTTTCTGCATTCCTTTTCTGATACCACTGATAGGCTTCCTTGTATAATTCCCTATCTCTCGCCCGCACCCGTGATAGGTACGCCCGCCTTTTACGCTGCCTTTCTCGAGCGGCGGCCTCAATCTGCAAAGTGACTAGGTAAATGATGAAGCCCAAGATTACCTTGGCTACCAGATACATCATAGCCACCAGCAGAAATATGACCTGAAACTTGGTCATCATTTGTCCCCCCCACTGCAACCCATTCACCATCGGTAGTTGGTGTGCCTGGGGATGGATTCAGTTGTAGTAACTTAGCCTCACCTCCAATGCAACTTACCCCCTGTCTAGAATATAGCACGCAAATGCGCTAGAACCAAACCGTCCTCGAAAGGTCACCGTATTAACGGATTCGGTAGTTTCTTGTAGTATAGCATAGTCATTATTAAGGCGTAATATGCCGCTTTAGTAGGATGAACTGTTGGTTAAGTGTCTTTTCCTAACAAAGTGGTGTAAAAAAAGGGGGGTAACAGGGGTTTTGTCATTTCATACAATCTTCCTTGCCTGTTAGGATTGTTACTTTGCGAACTATCCCTCACAAGCGTCCGGATAGGTCATGGGCCATTACAAGAGCAGTTTGACGTGCTAAAATTTAATTAGTGAAAACCGTAATTTGCACTTCTTAAAGAGGCTCAATGCAGAGCCTATTTTTTTGCCCCTCTACTTTTTCCCTGCTCCACTGACTTATTCGCAATTAATGTAATAATACCTCCTATGTGTCCCTAAGGGAAAACTTGTAATTCGCCTGTATTAACTATACAATAAAGCATCATCGAGATCCCGATTTAGAGGTGGCGTTTTTTGATACTGATCAGCGCATGTCTTTGCGGATGCAAATGCACTTACAAGGGAACGAGTCACTATCATCCAGTGTTCTACAAGTTGTATAAAGAGGGAAAAGCGGTTGTCGCTTGCCCTGAGAGACTGGGTGGATTACCGGTGCCCCGTTCGCCCGCCGAAATAGTTGGAGGGGACGGAAGCTCGGTTTTGAAAGGCTTAGCTAGGGTAATCACCAAAGAAGGCAGAGACGTGACTCCTTGTTTTCTTAGAGGAGCAAAAGAAACCCTTCGTATTGCGCGAGACGCGGGAGCCATTGTGGCCGTATTGAAATCTCGCAGCCCATCCTGTGGGGTCGGACAGGTTTATGACGGAACATTTAGCGGTAATTTAAGGGGAGGAAATGGTGTCACTTCCGCACTGCTAAAAGAGTACGGCTTGGCAATAATGAACGACGAAGAGTTTTTGCTAAGGCAAGAGGAGATGAAAGAAGGTTTATGAAGGCGGTGAGCTTGTTTTCCGGCGGGTTAGACTCGCAGTTAGCTGTCTGTGTCGTCAAGGAGCAAGGGATTGAGGTTGTCGGGGCACACTTTAAGACCCCCTTCTTCGGTGGTGATGAGCACGTTGCCGAGGCGGCACGAAACCTGGGGATTGAACTGCTGGTCCTAGACAGGTCGGACGAATACCTGGAAGTTCTTAAGAACCCCCGTTACGGGTATGGTAAACACATGAATCCCTGTACCGATTGCCATGGGTTCATGCTGAAACATACCGGGCATCTTATGGATGATATAGGGGCCAAATTCATAGTAACTGGGGAAGTGCTCGGGCAAAGACCCAAGAGCCAGAACAAGGCAGCTTTGCGTCAGGTGGAGAAGCTCTCGGGTTATGAAGGATACATCCTGAGGCCTTTATCCGCCAAGCTGCTGCCGCCAACCATTCCTGAACTCGAAGGATGGGTGGACCGGGAACGGCTTCTTGATATATGCGGGCGTTCGCGGCTGCGCCAGATGGAGCTTGCCGAGAAGTACGGTCTAAACGATTACCCGTCACCGGCCGGCGGGTGTTTGCTCACGCAAGAGAACTTTTCACGGCGGCTGCAGAAGTTTATGAATGCTTATCCCGAAGCTAAGGCAGACGACATGTATATCTTGCGCTGTGGGCGACACATCTACCTGTCGGCTAGTTCCCTACTGGTGGTAGGAAGAAATCAGGAGGAGAACAGCAGAATCCAGTCCCTGGCTAAGCCTGGCGACTACTTGCTGAAGGTTAAGGCCTATCCCGGGCCCACAGGTCTATTGAGGGTGGCTACAAGGGCTTCCCGCGAAGAACTGACTGAAGCCGCCGCGATCGTTGCTCGTTACAGTGATGCAAGAGAAGCGGGTCTAGCCTTGGTTCAGGTTCGGCAACCAATAGGATCCGAGGAGGAAATAACCGTGTCTCCCCTCGCCCCGTCAGACACTCCTGCCTCTATATGAGGGCAGTCGCTGTTAACAGGGAGAAAATCCCTGCTGATATCCTGGCATTAGGTCATACGCAAACCACGTTGTATTCGAATTTGAAGAGAGCCTAGTATTATCCCATTGGTTTTTCCTTTTTGCTTTTGCGCATATATAGAATCCCCAGGGTATAAGGCCCGCAATGGCTTGAGACCGTGCACCCGGCGTCAGTCTCTAGGATCTCTTCAAAATCAGCGTAGCGACGAACAGCTTCTTTCACCTTGTCAACTGTGGGTTTAGGACAGAAGGAGTGCGTGATAAATATCCTGCTGTAATCGATATCCTGGTTGCCGAACAGCCTGTCCTTGACATACTTTTCAAGGCAGGATTCAAAACTGCCCCGGTATTTCCTGCCCACCGTCATTTTTCCGTCTATGACTTCAATGCATGGCTTTATCTTAAGTACC
The sequence above is drawn from the Syntrophothermus lipocalidus DSM 12680 genome and encodes:
- a CDS encoding PAS domain S-box protein, coding for MPQTKFGFKNMLDGIAEPVLALRKNFQVVYCNQAYADLVELPVGELEGSNLFDAVPGLRDTPCHNTYLEVLATGEIKQITTSYGYRYFRERVYGTSWGLVSIFQDVTEDERIHRLQTRESGDFRALLEAVNDALLIHDAYTGEIILANDKASEMFVYRREQLLGMNITDLVSGQVPYTKEEFAQLIKRAFYSQVSPFEWEAKDKGGRTFWIKVKPSRISMGSDERILTVIQDVTEARQLKAALKESDERYRNLFDNARDMIFAHDLEGNFLFVNRAAEKITGYWRDELLKMNIEQLVVHDYSQLLRSMIYRKKTRQKENTYELEISTKYQERVVLEISAWPVYKMGKPVAIQGIARDITQRKLTEAALAESEYSARIILDQFPDAVLAINHEGKVVIWNKAMEEMTGVKAEEMLGKGDYEYGIPFYGIKRPLMVDVVLNPEEVAKYYKIFQYENYNLISEFDVPKLKGKAQYLWGTAAPLRNNSGSMIGAVESLREITAQRKIQEQKEAALRGEVEQLTFILNSIGLPVGMCNTQGVIALANRAFEEKLGYDHGELLEKGVSSLLAEKQVSAPKEELARRLATGTEGEYVLVLKKKDGTELQMKVKTVPVEQNGAVTKTLILAQFAGEQVGENGLDGGEAQ
- a CDS encoding ATP-binding protein, whose product is MKRYAELSRHDGNQTLFDLVEMSIASTYFGEPFHIHAEGLRGTGKTTIMRAARDILPTITRIKGCLYNCNPSDPHCPNHRGLSSEEIAELGVEQIMMPLLEISHSAKVGTVAGSIDLAKITDPNMPEAALLPGILPQAHRGIIFIDEINRLADTSPEITDILLDVMGQKPGRLQIEEAGLPVVEIPLAVTIWAASNPDEEPGPLEEVRRQLSDRFDMVFYMGRPASVEVVAEILSKSTKSSRANEDAAAEQVHEEYRRRILEIAEGYAKAELPDYLRNFVARIYVKHNLESLRAIEAIQQGALLYSLLKKRKQPTVADVVEMVPLALKHRVEGDTLVKIMNSLEARSPKESILSLRDKTGLGKQCVPEKEQEETDDTFLGGARRIKDMSRSELIATEKTLNPQDF
- a CDS encoding DUF523 domain-containing protein, with protein sequence MILISACLCGCKCTYKGTSHYHPVFYKLYKEGKAVVACPERLGGLPVPRSPAEIVGGDGSSVLKGLARVITKEGRDVTPCFLRGAKETLRIARDAGAIVAVLKSRSPSCGVGQVYDGTFSGNLRGGNGVTSALLKEYGLAIMNDEEFLLRQEEMKEGL
- a CDS encoding DUF814 domain-containing protein yields the protein MKAVSLFSGGLDSQLAVCVVKEQGIEVVGAHFKTPFFGGDEHVAEAARNLGIELLVLDRSDEYLEVLKNPRYGYGKHMNPCTDCHGFMLKHTGHLMDDIGAKFIVTGEVLGQRPKSQNKAALRQVEKLSGYEGYILRPLSAKLLPPTIPELEGWVDRERLLDICGRSRLRQMELAEKYGLNDYPSPAGGCLLTQENFSRRLQKFMNAYPEAKADDMYILRCGRHIYLSASSLLVVGRNQEENSRIQSLAKPGDYLLKVKAYPGPTGLLRVATRASREELTEAAAIVARYSDAREAGLALVQVRQPIGSEEEITVSPLAPSDTPASI